A part of Aspergillus flavus chromosome 5, complete sequence genomic DNA contains:
- a CDS encoding ribosomal L28e protein family-domain-containing protein, whose protein sequence is MAAQRQNVSSDLVWQLTRNQNAFLVKRNSGGGSQFSRDPLNLQNKHSFKYAGYANTKAIGVQPTENGGVVVLTKKSGNAQQPGKNAVRVTFGPKASTRKIYKGVADKTAKNGYRADLREDAVARVSAIRRSQKPKKDTPPQKPRGAQARKAAEQESA, encoded by the exons ATGGCCGCCCAAAGACAGAACGTTTCCAGCGACCTGGTCTGGCAGCTCACCC GCAACCAGAATGCTTTTCTGGTCAAGCGTAACAGCGGCGGCGGCTCTCAGTTCTCCCGTGACCCTTTGAACCTGCAGAACAAGCACTCTTTCAAG TACGCTGGATACGCCAACACCAAG GCTATTGGTGTGCAGCCCACTGAGAACGGTGGCGTTGTTGTTCTTACCAAGAAGTCCGGCAATGCCCAGCAGCCCGGAAAGAACGCCGTTCGCGTGACTTTTGGCCCCAAGGCCTCCACCCGCAA GATTTACAAGGGTGTTGCAGACAAGACCGCAAAGAACGGCTACCGTGCTGACCTCCGTGAGGACGCTGTTGCACGTGTGAGCGCCATTCGCCGTTCTCAGAAGCCTAAGAAGGATACTCCTCCCCAGAAGCCTAGAGGTGCTCAGGCCCGGAAGGCCGCTGAGCAGGAGTCGGCATAA
- a CDS encoding malate dehydrogenase, NAD-dependent (unnamed protein product): MVKAAVLGASGGIGQPLSLLLKTCPLVEELALYDVVNTPGVAADLSHISSIAKISGFLPKDDGLKQALTGANIVVIPAGIPRKPGMTRDDLFKINAGIVRDLVKGIAEFCPKAFVLVISNPVNSTVPIAAEVLKAAGVFDPKRLFGVTTLDVVRAETFTQEFSGQKDPSAVQIPVVGGHSGETIVPLFSKTTPAIQIPEEKYDALIHRVQFGGDEVVQAKDGAGSATLSMAYAGYRFAESVIKASKGQTGIVEPTFVYLPGIPGGDEIVKATGVEFFSTLVTLGTNGAEKASNVLEGVTEKEKKLLEVCTKGLKGNIEKGIDFVKNPPPKL, translated from the exons ATGGTCAAAGCTG CGGTACTTGGAGCTTCTGGTGGCATTGGCCAG CCACTGTCTCTCCTGTTGAAGACCTGTCCCTTAGTTGAAGAGCTTGCTCTCTACGATGTTGTGAACACCCCTGGTGTTGCTGCTGATCTATCCCACATCTCGTCTATCGCT AAAATCTCTGGTTTTCTGCCCAAAGATGATGGGCTGAAGCAGGCCCTTACTGGTGCTAATATTGTTGTCATCCCGGCTGGTATTCCCC GCAAGCCTGGTATGACCCGTGACGACCTCTTCAAGATCAACGCCGGCATAGTGCGAGACTTGGTCAAGGGTATCGCCGAGTTCTGCCCCAAGGCCTTTGTTCTGGTTATCTCAAACCCCGTTAATTCTACTGTTCCTATTGCTGCAGAGGTGCTCAAAGCCGCTGGCGTCTTTGACCCGAAGCGCCTCTTTGGTGTCACCACACTGGACGTCGTTCGTGCAGAGACTTTCACCCAAGAGTTCTCGGGCCAGAAGGATCCTTCTGCTGTTCAAATCCCAGTTGTTGGTGGCCACTCTGGAGAGACCATTGTCCCCCTCTTCAGCAAGACTACCCCCGCAATTCAGATACCCGAGGAGAAGTATGACGCACTGATCCACC GCGTCCAATTTGGTGGAGATGAGGTGGTCCAAGCTAAGGACGGTGCTGGTTCCGCCACCTTGTCTATGGCCTATGCCGGTTACAG GTTCGCTGAGAGTGTAATCAAAGCTTCAAAGGGTCAAACGGGTATTGTCGAGCCTACCTTCGTCTACCTGCCTGGAATTCCCGGCGGTGATGAGATCGTTAAGGCAACTGGCGTGGAATTCTTCTCTACTCTTGTAACCTTAGGA ACTAATGGCGCAGAGAAGGCTAGCAACGTTCTTGAGGGCGTGaccgagaaggaaaagaagcttCTCGAGGTTTGCACGAAAGGCCTTAAGGGTAATATCGAGAAAGGCATCGACTTCGTTAAGAACCCACCACCAAA GCTTTGA
- a CDS encoding spliceosome-associated protein 49 (splicing factor 3b subunit 4) → MSGARHWEQDKEATVYIGNLDERVTDSLVWELMLQAGRIVNVHLPKDRVTQSHQGYGFVEFISEEDAEYASRIMNGIRLYGKPIRVNKASADKQKSVEIGAELFVGNLDPMVTEQVLYNTFSRFGNLINLPKIARDDNNLSKGYGFVSFGDFESSDAAIANMNGQYLMNKQVSVQYAYKKDGKGERHGDQAERMLAAQARKHNVRPPTQPLPSPFSGSGTPMVPPAMANGDSSRQISTGPPDLGMGRGVATPNVGFSNVPPPQHHRSVPPATPLANPPPGLPARPPPSQAGYGGPPQAFLPPAFNNAGQQSSFPPQPAPPPGFAPPGFGPPTGNAAPPPPLPPGFQQPAYSRGR, encoded by the exons ATGTCCGGTGCAAGGCATTG GGAGCAGGATAAAGAGGCCACCGTCTACATTGGGAACCTTGATGAAAGGGTCACAGATAGCCTGGTATGGGAGTTGATGCTGCAGGCAGGGCGCATCGTTAATGTTCACCTGCCAAAAGATCGAGTCACACAGTCCCACCAAGGTTACGGGTTTGTTGAATTCATCAGCGAAGAGGATGCAGAATACGCATCCCGAATAATGAACGGCATCCGTTTATATGGGAAACCAATACGCGTGAACAAAGCGTCTGCTGACAAGCAGAAGTCGGTGGAAATCGGCGCGGAACTTTTTGTTGGGAACCTTGACCCCATGGTCACGGAGCAAGTCCTTTATAATACATTCAGTCGATTTGGGAACTTGATCAATTTACCAAAG ATTGCACGAGATGACAATAATCTATCAAAGGGCTATGGATTTGTGTCGTTCGGCGACTTTGAATCATCGGATGCCGCCATAGCAAACATGAATGGCCAGTACCTTATGAATAAACAGGTCTCGGTACAATACGCCTATAAGAAAGATGGCAAGGGTGAACGTCATGGTGATCAAGCTGAGCGGATGTTAGCTGCGCAAGCCCGCAAGCATAACGTACGCCCGCCGACTCAGCCTTTACCATCACCGTTCTCAGGTTCAGGGACCCCTATGGTGCCCCCGGCCATGGCCAATGGTGATAGCTCTAGGCAGATCAGCACTGGTCCTCCGGACCTAGGGATGGGCAGAGGCGTTGCAACCCCTAATGTTGGTTTTTCGAATGTGCCTCCCCCGCAACACCACAGGTCTGTTCCACCTGCGACACCTTTggcaaatccaccaccaggCTTGCCAGCTCGGCCTCCACCTTCACAAGCTGGCTATGGAGGTCCACCGCAGGCTTTCTTACCTCCAGCCTTTAACAATGCGGGTCAGCAATCATCTTTTCCTCCACAGCCCGCGCCACCTCCAGGCTTCGCTCCTCCCGGCTTTGGCCCTCCTACTGGGAATGCCGCCCCCCCGCCACCGTTACCCCCAGGATTTCAGCAGCCAGCCTACAGTCGGGGGCGCTAG
- a CDS encoding TOM complex component Tom7: MVQFSEETKERISKVIDVSRVAIHYGYLPLIVYLGYTYSEPKPSLFKLFSPLA, translated from the exons ATGGTTCAGTTTTCGGAAGAGACCAAG GAGCGCATCTCCAAAGTTATTGATGTTTCAAGGGTCGCTATTCACTA CGGATATCTACCCTTGATTGTTTATCTCG GTTATACGTATAGCGAGCCCAAACCATCTTTGTTCAA GTTATTTTCACCGCTCGCATAA
- a CDS encoding Zn-finger transcription factor (SUMO ligase SizA) produces MASVGQSSELQSVVALVKTMTNAQLKEILRSEGLAVSGVKASLQFRIIEFIERLNQGGQIERYDNLKRAVYATTHRSMPQPSTPQSLPSHQYHSSANQPLSTQQRPSPLSAPMTSHGLTSGRLNFKESPFYTVFQQLTPVVECKVREQTRDSVELRVVLNQDMASRLQADPNLRVMVYCAADTGLNQYTKSDIAFPHQVELKANLDEVKANLRGLKNKPGTTRPADVTDYIRKKPGYPNHIVMTYALTTKRFFVLVSLVQRHPVEELVAELKMRKTISKDQVLREMKSRADDTDIVATSSVMSLKCPLSTLRIAVPCRSVICTHNQCFDAYSFLQLQEQAPTWSCPVCSKATSFESLQIDQYVDDILRSTSTDVEQVVVEPDGRWSNPRVVDASEAGGVTPESDDDDLIEIKELGNTPVKQESLPAASLSLQRTPAQSREPSSTSSVARLSTNKRPATQVIDLTGSDDDNDDGSPVRPPKRPALNLLNRSLPRQEFQSSYNTALANGKAVPRAGQTSSESASQTTGYNA; encoded by the exons ATGGCCTCTGTTGGCCAGTCATCCGAGCTTCAAAGTGTGGTTGCTTTGGTGAAAACAATGACGAACGCGCAGCTCAAGGAGATACTGAGAAGTGAGGGGCTCGCTGTTTCTGGAGTAAAAGCTTCTCTTCAGTTTCGAATCATTGAAT TCATTGAGAGACTCAATCAAGGAGGACAGATTGAGCGGTACGATAACCTGAAGAGAGCCGTGTACGCCACGACACATCGATCAATGCCACAACCTTCAACCCCACAGTCATTACCTAGTCACCAATATCATTCTTCAGCTAATCAACCCTTGTCAACACAACAACGACCATCGCCATTGAGCGCGCCGATGACGTCGCATGGGCTCACTTCTG GCCGGTTAAATTTCAAAGAAAGTCCTTTCTACACTGTTTTCCAGCAGCTTACACCTGTTGTGGAATGCAAAG TACGCGAACAGACTAGGGACAGTGTAGAACTTAGAGTGGTTCTCAACCAAGATATGGCTTCTAGGCTACAGGCCGATCCGAACCTTAGGGTAATGGTTTACTGTGCTGCAGATACTGGGCTTAATCAGTATACGAAATCGGATATTGCTTTCCCTCACCAAGTTGAGCTGAAGGCAAATCTCGACGAGGTGAAGGCTAACTTGCGAGGGCTCAAAAACAAACCAGGTACGACGAGACCGGCTGATGTAACCGACTATATTCGCAAAAAACCTGGATATCCAAATCATATTGTTATGACCTATGCCCTCACTACAAAG AGATTCTTTGTGCTTGTCAGTCTTGTTCAGCGGCATCCAGTTGAGGAACTTGTAGCTGagttgaagatgaggaagacaaTCTCGAAAGACCAAGTACTACGAGAAA TGAAAAGCAGAGCGGATGACACGGACATCGTTGCAACATCTAGCGTCATGTCATTGAAGTGTCCTTTATCTACTCTTCGAATCGCGGTCCCCTGCCGCTCGGTAATATGCACTCATAATCAATGCTTTGATGCATACTCTTTCCTGCAATTGCAAGAACAGGCCCCAACGTGGTCGTGCCCTGTGTGTTCTAAGGCCACCAGCTTTGAGTCATTACAAATCGATCA GTATGTTGATGATATACTTCGCTCAACATCTACAGATGTTGAACAGGTTGTAGTGGAGCCAGACGGCAGATGGTCAAATCCCAGAGTCGTCGACGCTTCAGAAGCTGGTGGAGTTACTCCTGAGTCAGATGATGACgatttaatagagataaagGAACTTGGAAATACGCCCGTTAAACAGGAATCTCTTCCAGCCGCGAGTTTATCTCTACAAAGAACCCCAGCTCAATCACGGGAGCCTTCGTCGACATCATCTGTCGCTCGTTTGTCAACAAACAAGCGTCCTGCAACCCAAGTGATTGACCTTACTGGgagcgatgatgataatgacGATGGTTCCCCTGTAAGACCACCGAAGCGGCCAGCTTTGAACTTGCTAAATCGATCTTTACCCCGGCAAGAATTTCAAAGTTCATATAACACTGCTCTAGCAAATGGCAAGGCTGTTCCTCGTGCTGGTCAGACTAGTTCTGAGTCTGCAAGCCAAACAACTGGCTATAATGCATAA
- a CDS encoding transport protein particle complex subunit (BET3 family protein) has translation MSFDTPAPDEPQARALSASCLDFLLIELVPMAERLAKELSADDKTPDDDEIRETTFFRLESLGYRVGQGLAERFSRDRPRFSDNLDVIKFLCKDLWTILFKKQVDNLKTNHRGVYVLTDNSFRPFARMSMSVRSEAVSMAQAYLWFPCGVIRGALSNLGINTTVQAETGELPGATFQIKTVQPKS, from the exons ATGTCGTTCGATACACCAGCTCCGGATGAGCCACAAGCACGGGCTCTAAGCGCTTCGTGTCTTGACTTTCTCCTAATAGAGCTGGTACCTATGGCAGAACGCCTGGCGAAGGAACTTTCAGCTGATGATAAAACtcccgatgatgatgagattaGGGAAACGACATTTTTCCGCCTTGAATCTCTTGGATACAGAGTTGGACAAGGCCTTGCAGAAAG ATTCTCTCGAGACCGCCCTAGATTCTCGGACAATCTCGATGTTATAAAGTTCTTGTGCAAAGACCTATGGACCATTCTTTTCAAGAAGCAGGTCGATAATTTGAAGACTAATCATCGG GGAGTATATGTTCTGACCGATAATTCATTCCGGCCATTTGCAAGGATGAGCATGTCTGTGAGAAGCGAGGCGGTGTCCATGGCTCAGGCG TATTTATGGTTCCCGTGTGGTGTCATTCGCGGCGCTCTATCAAATTTGGGGATCAATACTACTGTTCAGGCCGAGACGGGTGAGCTTCCGGGAGCAACGTTTCAGATCAAAACAGTCCAACCCAAATCATGA
- a CDS encoding uncharacterized protein (fungal protein of unknown function-domain containing protein) — protein sequence MAYYLLYFLAISVVVCGTVLYLTRARWLSLVPVPDYIYDRLPSSFADDLEAGLTSTQFDLSANIADGDTRAGLDNQAKRQIMKIMKRQRINFDEARRIYTEQRFAKNNIGPDGRPRDPKFVSFS from the exons ATGGCATACTATCTTCTATATTTTTTGGCAATCTCTGTTGTGGTTTGTGGTACAG TCCTCTATCTTACACGGGCCCGATGGCTGTCTCTAGTCCCAGTTCCTGATTACATTTACGACCGCCTACCTTCTAGCTTCGCCGATGACCTAGAGGCGGGGCTGACATCAACGCAGTTTGACCTCTCCGCCAACATTGCAGATGGTGACACTAGGGCTGGGTTGGATAACCAAGCTAAACGACAAATCATGAAGATCATGAAACGCCAAAGGATAAACTTTGATGAAGCTCGCCGGATATATACCGAGCAGCGTTTTGCTAAGAATAATATTGGTCCCGACGGCCGGCCCAGGGACCCCAAGTTTGTTTCATTCTCCTAA
- a CDS encoding WD40-repeat-containing domain protein: MYNTHRGMVPAPNSRLTELLDQLRQEFENQSRSTGEFEHQLTGQLQEMEMIRQKVYQLEQAQIKMKQDYEAEIRVLRHELESRGVQPVSSHIAGPAQHAGPSQAPPPALGHGPSNLFGGIMANQGGSGPGLAPPPPQDQQPPQHTLQQPAPAAQQGAPQPPQSSFGGYQPGAAVNGYAPPPPPTASPGPGKRPRAPPGPATPQQTHQLAYPDPRVSPQLARPTPPSQALVRDRPGNMLANWNPDDLPASQKREGADWYAVFNPEVQRVLDVELVHHLVHDSVVCCVRFSRDGKYLATGCNRSAQIFDVTTGQNVATLQDENVDKNGDLYIRSVCFSPDGKFLATGAEDKQIRVWDIAARTIKHIFTGHEQDIYSLDFAGNGRYIASGSGDKTVRLWDILDGKLVYTLSIEDGVTTVAMSPDGHYVAAGSLDKSVRVWDTTTGYLVERLESPDGHKDSVYSVAFAPNGRDLVSGSLDKTIKLWELNVPRGAFPGTGVKGGKCIRTFEGHKDFVLSVCLTPDGHWVMSGSKDRGVQFWDPITGNAQMMLQGHKNSVISVAPSPTNNLFATGSGDMRARIWRYVLLFNSQP, from the exons ATGTATAACACACATCGCGGGATGGTTCCCGCTCCCAACTCCCGTCTGACGGAGTTGCTTGATCAACTGCGCCAGGAATTTGAGAATCAATCAAGGAGCACTGGCGAGTTTGAACATCAAT TAACCGGACAGCTTCAAGAAATGGAAATGATTCGGCAGAAAGTCTACCAGCTGGAACAAGCACAAATCAAGATGAAGCAAGA CTATGAAGCGGAAATTCGCGTGCTGCGTCATGAGCTCGAGTCGCGCGGTGTTCAACCTGTCTCTTCCCATATTGCTGGCCCAGCACAGCACGCTGGCCCTTCTCAAGCCCCCCCGCCCGCACTGGGCCATGGCCCCAGTAATTTATTTGGTGGGATCATGGCCAACCAAGGAGGTAGTGGTCCCGGTCTtgcccctccccctccccagGATCAGCAGCCTCCCCAGCATACCCTTCAACAGCCTGCTCCCGCGGCTCAGCAAGGAGCGCCGCAGCCACCGCAGAGCTCTTTTGGGGGATATCAGCCTGGTGCTGCTGTGAACG GCTACgcacctccacctccgcccACCGCCTCTCCTGGACCTGGAAAGAGACCCCGTGCTCCTCCCGGACCAGCAACTCCCCAGCAAACCCATCAACTGGCCTACCCTGATCCTCGTGTGTCGCCTCAGTTGGCCCGGCCCACCCCACCTAGCCAAGCCCTTGTTCGTGACCGCCCAGGTAACATGTTGGCCAACTGGAATCCAGATGATTTACCTGCCTCGCAAAAGCGTGAGGGTGCTGATTGGTACGCTGTATTCAACCCAGAGGTACAGCGTGTGTTGGATGTCGAGCTGGTACATCACCTTGTTCATGATAGTGTGGTTTGCTGCGTGCGTTTCAGCCGGGACGGCAAATATCTTGCAACAGGTTGCAATCGTTCCGCTCAAATTTTTGATGTCACCACCGGCCAGAATGTGGCTACCCTTCAGGATGAGAATGTGGACAAAAATGGCGATCTTTATATCCGCAGCGTTTGCTTCAGTCCTGATGGCAAGTTCCTCGCGACCGGCGCCGAGGATAAGCAAATTCGG GTTTGGGACATTGCTGCTCGGACCATCAAGCATATCTTCACTGGTCATGAGCAAGATATTTACTCTCTTGACTTTGCTGGCAACGGCCGCTATATTGCTTCCGGCAGCGGAGACAAGACTGTTCGCCTATGGGATATTCTGGATGGCAAGCTTGTCTACACTCTCAGCATCGAAGATGGTGTGACCACCGTTGCTATGTCCCCCGATGGTCACTACGTCGCAGCTGGCTCCCTGGACAAGAGCGTTCGCGTCTGGGACACTACCACCGGCTATTTAGTTGAACGGCTGGAAAGCCCTGATGGACATAAAGATAGCGTTTACTCGGTCGCTTTCGCGCCAAATGGTCGGGATCTAGTTAGCGGCAGTCTCGATAAGACTATCAAGCTCTGGGAGCTTAATGTTCCCCGTGGTGCATTCCCTGGAACTGGGGTCAAAGGTGGTAAATGCATTCGGACTTTCGAGGGCCACAAG GACTTTGTGCTCAGCGTTTGCCTGACTCCAGACGGACACTGGGTTATGAGTGGCTCTAAGGATCGGGGTGTCCAGTTCTGGGATCCAATTACAGGAAATGCGCAGATGATGCTACAAGGCCACAAAAATTCTG TTATCTCGGTGGCTCCCAGCCCGACAAACAACTTGTTCGCCACCGGTAGTGGTGACATGCGTGCAAGAATCTGGAGGTATGTGCTTCTATTCAACTCACAGCCGTAA
- a CDS encoding FAD carrier protein has product MTGPTLHHSTKLYERNPGRSNKRFMNGQDGLSSSFVESVAGFTAGIVSTLCLHPLDLIKTRLQVDRSSSSRVGGSLHVVRSIYQNEGGVAAFYRGLTPNIIGNSTSWALYFLCYGNIKTATRTWRSSREEDLTSSDYFLASGAAGMLTSILTNPIWVIKTRMLSTSSRTPGAYASFTTGASQIYHSEGIPGFYRGLLPALFGVSHGALQFMAYEKLKLHRIKMSSATVFNDGYAGSAQVRWRRLGNLDLFIISSLSKIFAGFVTYPYQVLRSRLQTYDAHLIYRGVQDAALQIWAREGAAGFYKGLGPNILRVLPSTWVTFLVYENTRAYLPELISRA; this is encoded by the exons ATGACGGGACCAACCCTTCATCACTCTACTAAGCTATACGAACGCAACCCAGGAAGGAGTAATAAAAGGTTCATGAACGGGCAGGATGGCTTGTCGTCGTCCTTTGTGGAGAGCGTAGCGGGATTTACGGCTGGAATTGTTTCTACGTTGTGCCTCCATCCGTTGGATTTGATCAAAACTCGACTACAAG TTGAccgatcctcatcctctcgAGTGGGTGGCTCGCTCCACGTCGTCCGCAGCATATACCAGAATGAAGGCGGCGTTGCAGCGTTCTACCGTGGACTGACGCCCAACATCATTGGTAACTCGACTAGCTGGGCCCTTTATTTTTTGTGCTATGGTAATATCAAGACTGCGACGCGTACTTGGCGCAGCTCTCGGGAGGAAGATCTTACCTCCTCCGATTATTTTCTTGCCTCAGGGGCCGCTG GCATGCTGACATCTATATTGACAAATCCTATCTGGGTCATTAAGACTCGTATGTTATCGACCAGTTCTAGGACGCCCGGAGCGTATGCGTCTTTCACTACTGGTGCCTCACAGATCTATCATTCAGAGGGTATTCCAGGTTTCTATCGTGGCCTCCTTCCAGCTCTTTTTGGGGTAAGCCATGGTGCACTTCAGTTCATGGCTTACGAGAAGTTAAAACTGCACCGAATCAAAATGTCATCTGCGACGGTGTTTAACGATGGCTATGCGGGATCGGCACAAGTGCGGTGGCGAAGACTCGGTAACCTAgatctcttcatcatctctaGTCTCTCGAAGATATTCGCCGGGTTTGTCACATATCCATACCAAGTGTTGCGGTCCCGGTTGCAAACCTATGATGCTCATCTTATCTACCGGGGGGTTCAGGATGCGGCTTTGCAGATCTGGGCCAGAGAGGGAGCGGCCGGCTTCTACAAGGGTTTAGGGCCAAATATATTGCGGGTGCTGCCAAGTACATGGGTTACCTTCCTGGTGTATGAGAACACCCGAGCATATTTACCCGAACTGATTTCACGCGCATAG